The following nucleotide sequence is from Citrus sinensis cultivar Valencia sweet orange chromosome 6, DVS_A1.0, whole genome shotgun sequence.
attattgatattttcttaaagttcctacaagaaaaataaaattaaaaaattaaaaaattctctttaaattattaatattttcttaaagttcctataaaaaagataaaattaaaaacttgaaaatgaaatatttataatctttacctatgatattgtaaatctttagaattgacaaggataaaattatcaaaaaatagggtttgtgctttttgcgccaataattttaattttttttagttatttccgtctacaaactgttgttaatggtaatattatctttgtacagtcaactaacggttaatattaaagttaactgacggtagaaaattttttacaaataaataaattctcgccatctacttacAACAAGCTCAAACCTCAGgagagatttttaaaaatcaccCTTTTAGCTTTtcagattttcaaaatttttttacaaagtAGAAGCCGGAAAACACAACATGTGCCCCTAGCTAGTAGCTACACTTCCGTAACTCTTGAGGCCCCGTTTGGGACAGCTGCCCTGTGtattttgagaataaaattTCTCCTCTTTCATAGCGCAGCTGTCTTAAACGGGCTATAAATATCCGGATTCACTACCGTCCTTGTCTCTACCCCGGATCAAGAACTGATTCAGAGGGatcaaaaacaacaaattctTGTGGGGCTACTGAACCGGCCCAACCACAGATAATTTGGCAATTTTCACTCCAGGTGTTTGTGCAAAACCGCTGTCAGCTCCAAGTTCATTTTGGagtgaaaaaaggaaaattccaCTCCCTAAGCGGGATCAGTGCATCCCAATTTTTCTAAGTAATCTGTAATAATCTGTTTAGTGATATGGTAATAATACCATGTTAATGATGAAATAATGTCGTAAATGATACGTTAATGCTACATCTTAACAAGTAGTatcacttttaaaaaaatatataaaataaaataaaagggtGTTCAATTAATGGAAAAGTTACCAATTTGGGTATGGCTCAACCAATTGAACTAATATCAATATTCACAGGTTTGAGCTAAGCTTGAATCCAATAAAAGCCTAAAAACTGTGAACGAGTTCTGACCAACCCAACCCACGATTAAGTATGAGCTTATTCCAGAATTCATTGAGCCGTGTGGCAGGATTTGGGATGGtcctttttaaattcaatattcTAATATGCTGCAAACTAGTTTCAAACTGCATATTCTATCTACGCTAAGGGGCAGAAGCTGCTGTATTTCCCTCAAGAAATTATAGCTGAAAAAGAAATCTGGAAAGACATAATCACTTCTAAGAATCACGCTGAACCTGTGAATACAAGAGGCATAAACGGtatagaagaattttttaCACGGCAATCGTGGATTTCGATCATGGTAAGAATCACTAAGCTTACCAGGAAAAAATATGGGGGAAGCACCCAAGTAAAGGATCCCattagaaaaatgaagaaaaacagaagaaaaaatgtcatttaaGTACTGATTTCAAAGAAATAGGTAAGAAAAAGCACAAGTGTTTCCAACACAAAGCTGAACCAAATGCTGAGTAAATGATAATATCACTGAACAAATGACATGTTCAGTTAAataatcagaataaaaataaaactctcTCAAAACATACCCAAGCAAAACTTCACAGCTacaaataatagaaataaaggCAACAGTCACATTAAAATTGCTTATATGCTGCAGCAACATTTGATGACACCTCCCTTTTAATGTACTAAGGTCTACTTAAAGTAGCTAAAAGTTTATTGTAAGTGTTCTAGTTTTATCAACCTATCTACCTACCGACACTTCTGCCAAGAACTGCCAATGAATATGTATAGGATAAACCACaccatcaattaattaaacgcAGGTAATGAAGAAACATTAATCAAAAGGAATAAATTATCAAGTacaagataataatttttgaaatatttcgATGATATTGCTAGTAAAACAAAAGAgaggaaaataagaaaaacattcATATATTGGCAGATGATGCCACAATGGAACCTATTCATTGACACATCATTACCACaaacactaatttttttaatcaaatgctACTGGTAGTTCTTGCAGCATACTTGAACCAGATTGTATAAACAGTGCTATACTACACAGGATCACTTGTGCACTGCCCAAACAGTCAGTTTGTATGATATAAGGAAGAACATTTTACTATGCTACATGTGATAAAAGGAAGAACTTTTTACTAGGATAGGATAAATGGTGCAGCATGGTAATAAAGAGCTTGTCTGATCAAAAAGCAAAATCtttgaacaaaataatcagGTACTATATACAGTCAAAACAACAAATacattatgaattttttttaaaaaaaaaaaaccaatgaGATTACACACCACCAGGGCAGTGAGATGAGCCACGAAAGTAATAGAAACATAGTTTTTATCCAAAAATCTCAAAACATAATGTGCACTGCATACAAAGTTGTGCTAAATTCCCACCTAACATCATAGATCAGAAGTTCTTGCAGCTAGTCAGCCTGTCAAACAACATTGAACAAGCTAAAACCTCAATACTACATAAATAACAAAGGACTCAAAATGCAGATGATTTAAAGGGTCACCGTCTTTAACAATTACGACTCCAAAATGCCTCCATTCTTTACAATGAGAGACAGTATTTGGCAAGCTCCACATTATATCCAGTGAGCTctagttgaattaaattttattacaagaTTAACAGAAATGCCACTATTTCTAAATCAAAACAGCTGGAATAGTTTCCTCCCTAATATATTCTACTAAAAGTTTGAGAAACAGATAGCCATGGCGCTCAACACACTTTTCACTTAAGCCTCTCTTAATATATTGTGCTAATTActacaatttttaaagtaaacaaggatttcaaaaaaaaaaaactaaacatAAAAACTCATCAATATTAAACCAGCAGTTTTCAATACATGAGAATGAGCCACTTCTCTCAGCTCTTGGACGCCATGCTCTCTCGATCCACCTTTTCCCCGAAAATCTTTGTTGCAACCATGTTATCAACAAAATACTCTCTGTAAGGGTGATTTCTAGGGACAAGTCTTCGAAACTTCTCAAATTGTTTCTCAGCCTCGTCTTTCTTCCTCAACAAAGTATAAATAATCCCCTGACACAAATATGGCCTAAAATCCCTCGGTTCCTCTTTCACAAGCTCCTCATAAACCCTCAAAGCCTCGGAGTGCTTACTCTCCATCACTTTAATTTGCGCAATCAATAACTTAAAGTCCCTTAAATcagatttcttcttctccttcttgcATCTCTCCATTGCATTCTCAATTCTCTTCTCTACTTCATTTAACTTCTTATCCGACCCATCGTAAGCCATCACGAGTCCGTGGTAAGCCTCGACTCGAAGAGGGTCTTTCCGTAATATTTCTTCAAACCCTTTAATCGCCGCCTCAGACTCTCCAGCGTAGCTCTGAACTTGAGCTTTTAACAACTGCCATTCGAATTCGTTCGGCTCAAGCTCAATCAAGCGGTCAATAACATCGACCGCC
It contains:
- the LOC102617396 gene encoding protein SLOW GREEN 1, chloroplastic-like, producing MESLAKLHGGHQPLSLSFNHHRPSFPKSISFISLRTPPSSSPFKFSCIRASSSPASQQNPKPSLLRTLTPLSSPLIKITSVTVAAAALLFMRLPFHSIKPAIAAPVAAAATVESTNESTKDTTSAREDVSYEEKEKEIEQHLAANPNDIEALQTLMEVRIKSHKLVEAVDVIDRLIELEPNEFEWQLLKAQVQSYAGESEAAIKGFEEILRKDPLRVEAYHGLVMAYDGSDKKLNEVEKRIENAMERCKKEKKKSDLRDFKLLIAQIKVMESKHSEALRVYEELVKEEPRDFRPYLCQGIIYTLLRKKDEAEKQFEKFRRLVPRNHPYREYFVDNMVATKIFGEKVDRESMASKS